From a single Salvelinus sp. IW2-2015 unplaced genomic scaffold, ASM291031v2 Un_scaffold1653, whole genome shotgun sequence genomic region:
- the LOC112071592 gene encoding septin-5-like encodes MVTGMRHNEQPGDLEAAEGAHEKEYVGFATLPNQVHRKSVKKGFDFTLMVAGESGLGKSTLVNSLFLTDLHKDRKLLNAEERISQTVEITKHTVDIEEKGVKLKLTIVDTPGFGDAVNNTECWRPITDYIDQQFEQYFRDESGLNRKNIQDNRVHCCLYFIPPFGHGLRPVDIEFMKALQDKVNVVPLISKSDCLTPNEIRKLKDRVREEIDTFGIKVYQFPDCDSDEDEEAKQKDRELKESTPFAVIGSNMVVETRGQKVRGRLYPWGIVEVENQSHCDFVKLRTMLIRTHMHDLKDITCDCHYENYRAHCIHTMTRYRPYTLRSHAYLPRPDVENRETIKMRGTRMLRRMQEMLQKMQQQMQHEQDL; translated from the exons GAGAAGGAGTATGTGGGGTTTGCCACCCTCCCCAACCAGGTCCACAGGAAGTCAGTCAAGAAGGGGTTTGACTTCACCCTCATGGTGGCAG gAGAGTCTGGTCTGGGTAAATCTACTCTGGTCAACAGCCTTTTCCTCACAGACCTGCACAAGGACAGGAAACTACTCAATGCTGAGG aGCGTATCAGTCAGACAGTGGAGATCACTAAGCACACGGTGGACATAGAGGAAAAAGGAGTTAAACTGAAACTGACCATCGTAGACACACCAGGGTTTGGAGACGCAGTCAACAACACtgagtg ttggAGGCCAATCACAGATTACATTGACCAGCAGTTTGAGCAGTACTTCAGAGATGAGAGTGGACTGAACAGGAAGAATATCCAGGACAACAGAGTCCACTGCTGCCTCTACTTCATACCACCCTTTGGACacgg GCTTCGTCCAGTCGATATAGAGTTTATGAAGGCCCTGCAGGACAAGGTCAACGTGGTTCCTCTCATCTCTAAATCTGACTGCCTTACTCCCAACGAGATCAGGAAACTTAAAGACCGG gtcCGTGAGGAGATAGATACGTTTGGGATAAAGGTGTACCAGTTCCCAGACTGCGACtctgatgaggatgaggaggccAAACAGAAGGACAGAGAACTCAAG gagagcaCTCCGTTTGCTGTGATTGGCAGTAACATGGTGGTGGAGACCAGAGGTCAGAAAGTCAGAGGGAGACTCTACCCCTGGGGCATCGTAGAGG TGGAGAATCAGTCTCACTGTGACTTTGTGAAGCTGAGGACCATGCTGATCAGGACCCACATGCATGACCTGAAGGACATCACCTGTGACTGTCACTATGAGAACTACAGGGCTCATTGTATACACACCATGACCAGGTAcaggc CGTACACCTTGCGCTCCCATGCCTACTTGCCACGCCCAGACGTGGAGAACAGAGAAACCATCAAGATGAGAGGAACGAGGATG ttgagGAGGATGCAGGAGATGCTTCAGAAGATGCAGCAGCAGATGCAGCATGAGCAGGACCTGTGA
- the LOC112071589 gene encoding toll-like receptor 8, translating into MKEHWFPLSPAFQRLLFFLVLLCLSLSCSGRTWAQRKLPCDVISLNQSESFDCSDRKLLQVPQDISRNATQLDLSSNRIKKLSGTSFRNLRNLTRLDLSNNFNPQKHPLTIENQTFSMLDQLKELLLDSNGLSAVPSALPSRLRFLSLKFNCIKTIRPNDFMHVRLLETIHLIGNCDYGSVCNGPLVIENRTFSHLTYLASLSLSNNRLIGVPQFLPPSLQQLKLKQNTITHIHQHDLNGLTSLRLLGLSGNCPVCSNTPFFCSPCNTSNGALQIHPYAFRKLSKLQELRLSGNSLDHLQSSWFENLTNLRYLYLSFNRLVGEIANGDFLSVLPGVEVMDLSYNHPGQSSYSHNLKLSMNFSNLTSLKTLHLENYVFSTLHKNDLNPLYNLSHLSVLNLGTNFIYQTNLSLFGMFHNLSSVGLSENKFAFLSKKEYVLSICGCSCGYEVNRDRFGPYVHKDRLYRRHLPNIKPQCIAYGPVLDLSRNNIFHINPDMLQGLDNTACLNLSSNSIGDMFNGSEFVHFPKLKYLDLSRNKIYLRYEHAFSELTQLEVLDLSHNNHYFVVAGLNHSLAFMENLGSLKVLNLSWNEISTLTHNNISSSSLQELNFQGNRLDIMWKICQNYELFRALQNLTSLDLSYNKLHRVPPEVYKHFPKTLRRLSLSKNRLKVFDWETLTKLPHLEELDLSKNKLEQVVCALTSSLKFLDLSHNRISQLAPGFLRGARSLYVLDLSFNLLELINQTTFESGAENHLQQLSLQGNPLHCTCDLLDFHLWMRRNEVELPLLATEVTCDMPVERRGKSVLSYDIEECVNDENAMDFCIIMSFLIILTLLVSLTAHLFYWDLSYILDYCGAKMKHHRRLVPTDFIYDAFVMYDTADPLASDWVLNHLRVELEERGERARSLCLEERDWTLGTPVMDNLSNSVRQSRKTVFVLTEGFLLRGVVKMAALLVQQRLVEEGVDAMVLLLLQPQVLQRSRILHLRRRLCRRSVLEWPADASPAAQRWFWHHLKRTIRKDQIGTHTSLHSTYFTGR; encoded by the exons ATGAAGGAACACTG GTTTCCCCTTTCCCCTGCCTTTCAGAGACTGCTGTTCTTCCTGGTGTtgctgtgtctctccctctcctgctctggGAGGACCTGGGCTCAGAGGAAACTACCCTGCGATGTCATCTCTCTCAACCAATCAGAGTCCTTTGACTGCTCGGACAGGAAGCTACTCCAGGTACCCCAGGATATCAGCCGGAATGCCACACAGCTCGACCTTTCCTCCAACCGGATCAAGAAGCTCTCCGGCACCTCGTTCAGGAACCTCCGAAACCTGACTCGACTAGACCTTAGCAATAACTTCAACCCCCAGAAACATCCTCTGACAATAGAGAACCAAACATTCTCCATGCTGGATCAGCTCAAGGAACTGCTCCTCGATAGTAATGGTCTTTCTGCAGTGCCAAGTGCCCTTCCGTCCAGGCTGCGGTTTCTGAGCCTGAAGTTCAACTGCATCAAAACCATCAGGCCAAACGACTTCATGCATGTCAGACTCTTAGAAACAATCCACTTAATTGGAAATTGCGACTACGGGAGTGTCTGTAATGGACCCCTAGTCATCGAAAACAGAACTTTCTCCCACCTCACCTACCTTGCTAGTTTATCGCTGTCAAACAACAGATTGATAGGTGTCCCCCAGTTCCTCCCGCCATCCCTCCAGCAGCTCAAACTCAAACAGAACACTATCACCCACATTCACCAGCATGATCTTAATGGCCTCACTAGCCTGAGGCTTCTGGGCCTGTCAGGTAACTGCCCTGTGTGTTCTAACACCCCGTTTTTCTGCTCGCCCTGTAATACATCCAATGGGGCACTACAGATCCACCCATATGCCTTCAGGAAGTTATCCAAGCTGCAGGAGCTGAGACTATCCGGAAACTCTCTAGATCACCTACAGTCCTCCTGGTTTGAGAACCTCACCAACTTACGCTACCTGTACCTTTCATTCAACCGTCTAGTTGGTGAGATAGCCAATGGGGACTTCCTCTCTGTGTTACCTGGCGTAGAGGTGATGGACTTgtcttacaatcaccctggacaatCTTCATATTCCCACAACTTGAAGCTCTCTATGAACTTTTCCAACCTGACATCTCTGAAGACATTACACCTAGAAAACTATGTTTTTTCAACTCTTCACAAAAATGACTTGAACCCACTTTACAATTTATCTCACCTGTCTGTGCTCAATTTGGGAACTAACTTTATATATCAGACAAACCTCTCATTGTTTGGCATGTTCCACAACTTGTCCAGTGTTGGCCTCTCTGAGAACAAATTTGCTTTCCTGTCTAAGAAAGAATATGTTTTGTCAATATGTGGGTGTAGCTGTGGCTATGAGGTGAATAGAGACAGGTTTGGGCCTTATGTACACAAGGATCGACTCTATCGTCGCCATCTGCCTAACATTAAGCCACAGTGTATTGCATACGGTCCAGTGCTTGACCTTAGCAGAAACAACATCTTCCACATAAACCCTGATATGCTGCAAGGCCTGGACAACACAGCTTGTCTCAACCTGTCATCTAACTCCATTGGAGACATGTTCAACGGTAGTGAGTTTGTACATTTCCCCAAACTTAAGTACTTGGATCTATCCCGGAATAAGATCTACCTGCGCTATGAGCATGCATTCAGTGAGCTAACACAACTGGAGGTGTTGGACCTGAGTCATAATAATCATTACTTTGTGGTGGCAGGGCTAAACCACAGTTTAGCATTCATGGAAAACCTGGGTTCTCTGAAGGTTTTGAACCTGAGCTGGAACGAGATCAGCACCCTCACTCATAACAACATCTCAAGCAGCTCCCTGCAGGAGTTGAACTTCCAAGGCAACCGCCTAGACATCATGTGGAAAATATGCCAGAACTATGAACTTTTCAGGGCGCTCCAAAACCTGACTTCCCTGGATCTGTCATACAACAAGCTTCACCGTGTACCGCCTGAGGTCTACAAACACTTCCCTAAGACCCTGAGACGCCTGTCTCTGAGTAAAAACCGACTGAAGGTCTTTGACTGGGAGACGCTCACTAAACTACCGCATCTGGAGGAGCTGGACTTGAGTAAGAACAAACTGGAGCAGGTGGTCTGTGCTTTAACCAGTTCACTAAAGTTTCTGGACCTGAGCCATAACAGAATTTCCCAGCTGGCGCCTGGTTTCCTCAGGGGCGCTAGGAGCCTGTATGTGCTGGACCTCAGCTTCAACCTGTTGGAGCTCATCAACCAGACCACGTTTGAGTCTGGAGCAGAGAACCACCTCCAGCAGCTGTCCCTACAGGGCAACCCGCTCCACTGCACCTGTGACCTGTTGGACTTCCATCTGTGGATGAGGAGAAACGAGGTGGAGCTCCCTCTGCTGGCCACTGAGGTGACATGTGACATGCCCGTGGAGAGGAGGGGCAAGTCTGTGTTGAGCTATGACATAGAGGAGTGTGTGAACGATGAAAACGCAATGGACTTCTGCATCATCATGTCATTTCTCATCATTCTCACTCTGTTGGTATCTCTCACAGCACACCTGTTCTACTGGGATCTGTCCTATATTCTGGACTACTGTGGTGCCAAGATGAAGCATCACCGTCGCTTAGTGCCCACAGACTTTATCTACGACGCCTTTGTCATGTATGACACCGCAGACCCGCTGGCATCTGATTGGGTATTAAACCATCTAAGGGTGGAGCTAGAGGAGCGTGGAGAGAGGGCACGATCCCTCTGCCTGGAGGAGCGTGATTGGACACTGGGTACGCCTGTCATGGACAACCTGTCCAATAGCGTGCGGCAGAGCAGGAAGACTGTGTTTGTGCTGACGGAAGGCTTCCTGTTGCGTGGTGTAGTCAAAATGGCTGCCCTGCTGGTGCAGCAGCGGCtggtggaggagggggtggacGCCATggtgctgctgctactgcagCCCCAGGTCTTGCAACGCTCACGCATCCTCCACCTGCGCAGGCGGCTCTGCAGGCGCAGTGTTCTGGAGTGGCCCGCGGATGCCAGTCCAGCTGCCCAGCGATGGTTCTGGCACCACCTGAAGAGAACCATTCGGAAAGATCAGATAGGCACTCACACATCCCTACACAGCACATACTTCACTGGGCGGTGA